A section of the Rhizobium sp. BG4 genome encodes:
- a CDS encoding hemin uptake protein HemP, which produces MMVEKPDTFKHAPFVKDAAEVRTIESGDIFRGANEIMIRHEGVVYRMKITRQGKLILNK; this is translated from the coding sequence ATGATGGTTGAAAAGCCTGACACCTTTAAGCATGCGCCGTTCGTCAAAGACGCGGCGGAAGTGCGCACGATCGAAAGCGGAGACATCTTCCGCGGCGCGAACGAGATCATGATCCGGCATGAGGGCGTGGTCTATCGCATGAAAATTACCCGTCAGGGCAAGCTCATTCTCAATAAGTAA